One genomic region from Cellulomonas fengjieae encodes:
- a CDS encoding ExeM/NucH family extracellular endonuclease, whose product MHRATKSISGGVAALALALTGGVITAGATQAAVGTTPRVLINEVYGGGGNSGATYTNDYVELVNASAAPVDVTGWSVQYASATGAFGASLTTPLTGVIAPGAAYVVVQAAGTGGTTPVTGNVTGTVAMSGTAGKVALVASTTPLSCAGSACAAADSVVDLVGYGSNASAFAGSGPALGASNTQSVSRDVALTNTANNAADFTAAAPSPGVAGTGPVDPDPTTATIAQIQGEGATSPLAGQSVTTSGIVTAVYPTGGLNGYVIQTPGTGGTADATPGASDALFVFSSATAGTVAIGDHVQVTGLVSEFNGLTELTVASTADVVDLPAADPVTPVATTWPTTDPAREALESMLFQPTGDLTVTNTYSTNQYGEVGLAAGTSPLLQPTEVGRPGSAEASAAAADNAARGVVLDDGSSTNFLSAANSDLTPPYVSLTNPVRVGAAANLTAPVVVDFRNNVWKLNPTAPGPASVTFENDRTAAPSEVGGDLKVASFNVLNYFTTLGAATAGCTSYNDRTGDPVTVDGGCDPRGAWDPADLQRQQDKIVAAINALDADVVGLLEIENSARVDGVADEALGTLVAALNAAAGSDVWAFVPSSAELPPAAELDVITNALIYKPAAVERTGESRALGTQSGDDQAFGNAREPIGQVFTPVGGGEPFFVAVNHFKSKGSAGPWPGDADTGDGQGASNESRVRQAQALRDWVPTVQGAAESVALLGDFNAYTLEDPMQTLYDAGYTDAATALADGQYSYSFSGLSGSLDHVLLNGPAMERATGADVWEINAEEAIALEYDRYNYHGTLYYAPDVYRSSDHDPVVVGMVNGAAKPVNLTLLDINDFHGRIDANTVKFAGTVEQERAAADGPVAFLSAGDNIGASLFASAVQNDQPTIDVLNALELDASAVGNHEFDKGFTDLTDRVIAGGTNAEWDYLGANVYLRGTTTPALPEYTVLELDGVSVGVIGAVTQETPTLVTPAGIAQLEFGDPVEAVNRVAAQLSDGDESNGEADVLVASYHDGAGAGTPDGSTLEEELAAGGAFAQIVNETAAAVDAIFTGHTHKQYAWAAPVPGEPGSTRPILQTGSYGEFVGKIVLTYDPASGEVVAHARTNVARLVAPAIPGNTPAQNEAAFAAQLVATYPRVAEVNTIVTAALAYATEVGSVPVGSVTADITTAFTGGTYGPNGYTAASTARDDRANESTLGDLVANSLRDTLAPENLGGAQIGVVNPGGLRAELYYAPDGVVTTAEANGVLPFVNNLWTTTLTGAQVVTMLEQQWQTNPDGTIPSRPYLQLGLSDNVTYTYDPAAPLGSHITSVTVDGQPLDPAAEYRIGTFSFLITGGDNFRVFNDSTDARDSGLIDRDGWISYLQTHPQLSPDFARQAVGVPELPETVGAGETLAFPVTKLDLTSLGSPQNTSLDVLLDGVSLGTAPVSGGNADVSVTIPAGTSAGAHTLTLVASPSGTTVTLPLTVEAGTPSSTTTLTASPSSQVFGTSRVTLTATVAADVPVTGSVEFVSGDTVLGTAALRGGTATLRLPASTPAGSYTVVARFAGDGSVSGSESAPVTVVVNKVTTTTGLAVTPGFLFIPPLALVTVSADNGRVPSGTIEIREGTRVVKRLNVVLGIAIGTLPTGRHTYTATFVPSDTANVSPSTSKPVSTR is encoded by the coding sequence GTGCACCGTGCGACGAAGTCGATCAGCGGGGGCGTCGCAGCCCTCGCGCTCGCCCTGACAGGCGGTGTGATCACGGCGGGGGCCACCCAGGCCGCGGTCGGCACCACACCACGCGTCCTGATCAACGAGGTGTACGGCGGAGGCGGCAACAGCGGCGCCACCTACACGAACGACTACGTCGAGCTGGTGAACGCGTCGGCCGCGCCGGTCGACGTCACGGGCTGGTCCGTCCAGTACGCGTCCGCCACCGGCGCGTTCGGGGCCAGCCTCACGACGCCACTGACCGGCGTCATCGCACCCGGTGCGGCGTACGTCGTGGTGCAGGCGGCCGGCACGGGTGGAACGACGCCGGTGACCGGCAACGTCACGGGCACGGTCGCGATGAGCGGGACCGCGGGCAAGGTCGCCCTGGTCGCCTCGACGACGCCGCTGTCGTGCGCCGGGAGCGCCTGCGCGGCGGCGGACTCGGTCGTCGACCTCGTCGGCTACGGCAGCAACGCCTCCGCCTTCGCCGGTAGCGGGCCGGCACTCGGCGCCTCGAACACGCAGTCGGTCTCCCGCGACGTGGCTCTGACGAACACGGCGAACAACGCCGCGGACTTCACCGCCGCGGCGCCGAGCCCCGGTGTCGCGGGCACCGGTCCGGTCGACCCGGACCCGACGACGGCCACCATCGCGCAGATCCAGGGCGAGGGCGCCACGTCCCCGCTGGCCGGGCAGTCGGTCACCACGAGCGGCATCGTCACCGCGGTCTACCCGACCGGCGGCCTCAACGGGTACGTCATCCAGACGCCGGGCACCGGGGGCACCGCCGACGCGACCCCCGGCGCGTCGGACGCCCTCTTCGTCTTCTCCTCGGCCACCGCCGGCACGGTCGCGATCGGCGACCACGTGCAGGTGACCGGCCTGGTCTCGGAGTTCAACGGCCTCACGGAGCTCACCGTCGCGTCGACGGCCGACGTGGTCGACCTCCCCGCCGCCGATCCCGTGACGCCGGTCGCGACGACGTGGCCGACGACCGACCCCGCGCGCGAGGCCCTCGAGTCGATGCTGTTCCAGCCGACCGGCGACCTGACGGTCACCAACACCTACTCCACGAACCAGTACGGCGAGGTCGGGCTCGCGGCCGGCACGTCGCCGCTGCTGCAGCCCACCGAGGTCGGCCGTCCCGGCTCGGCCGAGGCGTCCGCGGCCGCCGCCGACAACGCCGCCCGTGGCGTCGTGCTCGACGACGGCTCGTCGACCAACTTCCTCTCCGCGGCGAACTCGGACCTCACGCCGCCGTACGTCTCGCTCACCAACCCGGTGCGGGTCGGTGCCGCGGCGAACCTCACCGCCCCGGTCGTCGTCGACTTCCGCAACAACGTCTGGAAGCTCAACCCCACGGCACCCGGGCCGGCGTCCGTGACGTTCGAGAACGACCGGACCGCTGCGCCCTCCGAGGTCGGCGGTGACCTCAAGGTCGCGTCGTTCAACGTCCTCAACTACTTCACGACCCTGGGCGCCGCCACGGCGGGGTGCACGTCCTACAACGACCGCACGGGTGACCCGGTCACCGTCGACGGCGGCTGCGACCCGCGCGGTGCCTGGGACCCGGCGGACCTGCAGCGCCAGCAGGACAAGATCGTGGCCGCCATCAACGCGCTCGACGCCGACGTGGTCGGGCTCCTGGAGATCGAGAACTCGGCGCGCGTGGACGGCGTCGCCGACGAGGCGCTCGGCACCCTCGTGGCCGCGCTCAACGCAGCCGCCGGGTCCGACGTCTGGGCGTTCGTCCCGTCGTCCGCCGAGCTGCCGCCCGCCGCGGAACTCGACGTCATCACGAACGCGCTGATCTACAAGCCGGCGGCCGTCGAGCGCACGGGCGAGTCGCGCGCGCTCGGCACGCAGAGCGGTGACGACCAGGCGTTCGGCAACGCGCGTGAGCCCATCGGTCAGGTCTTCACGCCGGTCGGCGGGGGCGAGCCGTTCTTCGTCGCGGTCAACCACTTCAAGTCCAAGGGGTCCGCCGGTCCGTGGCCGGGTGACGCCGACACGGGGGACGGGCAGGGCGCGTCCAACGAGTCGCGCGTGCGCCAGGCGCAGGCGCTGCGCGACTGGGTGCCCACGGTGCAGGGTGCGGCCGAGTCGGTCGCGCTCCTCGGTGACTTCAACGCCTACACGCTCGAGGACCCGATGCAGACGCTGTACGACGCCGGGTACACCGACGCCGCCACGGCGCTCGCGGACGGCCAGTACTCGTACTCGTTCAGCGGTCTGTCGGGCTCCCTCGACCACGTCCTGCTCAACGGGCCGGCCATGGAGCGGGCGACGGGTGCGGACGTCTGGGAGATCAACGCCGAGGAGGCCATCGCCCTCGAGTACGACCGGTACAACTACCACGGCACGCTCTACTACGCCCCGGACGTGTACCGGTCCTCCGACCACGACCCGGTCGTCGTCGGGATGGTGAACGGCGCCGCGAAGCCCGTGAACCTCACCCTGCTCGACATCAACGACTTCCACGGCCGCATCGACGCCAACACGGTGAAGTTCGCGGGCACGGTCGAGCAGGAGCGAGCGGCGGCGGACGGCCCGGTGGCCTTCCTGTCCGCGGGTGACAACATCGGCGCGTCGCTGTTCGCCTCGGCGGTGCAGAACGACCAGCCGACGATCGACGTGCTCAACGCCCTCGAGCTGGACGCCTCCGCGGTCGGCAACCACGAGTTCGACAAGGGGTTCACCGACCTCACGGACCGGGTGATCGCCGGTGGGACCAACGCGGAGTGGGACTACCTCGGTGCGAACGTCTACCTGCGGGGCACGACGACTCCCGCGCTGCCCGAGTACACGGTCCTCGAGCTGGACGGTGTGTCCGTCGGTGTGATCGGTGCGGTGACGCAGGAGACGCCGACGCTGGTGACCCCGGCCGGGATCGCGCAGCTGGAGTTCGGCGACCCGGTGGAGGCTGTGAACCGCGTCGCGGCGCAGCTGAGCGACGGTGACGAGAGCAACGGCGAGGCCGACGTCCTCGTCGCCAGCTACCACGACGGAGCCGGCGCGGGCACGCCGGACGGCTCGACCCTCGAGGAGGAGCTCGCCGCCGGCGGCGCGTTCGCGCAGATCGTCAACGAGACGGCGGCCGCGGTGGATGCCATCTTCACCGGACACACCCACAAGCAGTACGCGTGGGCCGCGCCGGTCCCCGGTGAGCCCGGCAGCACCAGGCCGATCCTCCAGACCGGCAGCTACGGCGAGTTCGTCGGCAAGATCGTGCTCACGTACGACCCGGCGAGCGGTGAGGTCGTCGCGCACGCGCGGACCAACGTCGCGCGCCTGGTCGCTCCGGCGATCCCGGGCAACACCCCGGCGCAGAACGAGGCGGCGTTCGCGGCCCAGCTCGTCGCGACCTACCCGCGCGTGGCGGAGGTCAACACGATCGTCACCGCGGCGCTCGCCTACGCGACCGAGGTGGGGTCCGTCCCGGTCGGCTCCGTCACGGCGGACATCACCACCGCCTTCACCGGCGGCACGTACGGCCCGAACGGCTACACGGCCGCGTCGACCGCCCGTGACGACCGCGCCAACGAGTCGACGCTGGGTGACCTCGTGGCCAACTCGCTGCGGGACACGCTCGCCCCCGAGAACCTCGGCGGCGCGCAGATCGGCGTCGTCAACCCGGGCGGCCTGCGCGCCGAGCTGTACTACGCACCGGACGGCGTCGTCACGACGGCCGAGGCCAACGGCGTCCTGCCGTTCGTCAACAACCTCTGGACCACGACCCTCACGGGCGCCCAGGTGGTCACGATGCTCGAGCAGCAGTGGCAGACAAACCCGGACGGGACCATCCCGTCGCGTCCGTACCTGCAGCTCGGTCTGTCCGACAACGTCACGTACACGTACGACCCGGCGGCTCCGCTCGGCTCGCACATCACGTCGGTGACCGTGGACGGCCAGCCGCTCGACCCGGCGGCGGAGTACCGCATCGGGACGTTCTCGTTCCTGATCACGGGGGGTGACAACTTCCGGGTCTTCAACGACAGCACGGACGCTCGGGACTCCGGTCTGATCGACCGGGACGGGTGGATCTCCTACCTGCAGACCCACCCGCAGCTGTCGCCGGACTTCGCCCGCCAGGCCGTGGGCGTCCCGGAGCTGCCGGAGACGGTCGGCGCGGGCGAGACGCTGGCGTTCCCCGTCACCAAGCTGGACCTCACGAGCCTCGGCTCGCCGCAGAACACCAGCCTGGACGTCCTGCTCGACGGCGTGTCCCTCGGGACCGCGCCGGTCAGCGGCGGCAACGCAGACGTCTCGGTGACGATCCCGGCGGGAACCAGCGCCGGCGCGCACACGCTCACCCTCGTGGCGAGCCCGAGCGGCACCACCGTGACGCTCCCGCTCACCGTCGAGGCGGGCACCCCGTCGTCGACCACCACGCTGACGGCCTCGCCGTCGAGCCAGGTGTTCGGCACCTCGCGGGTCACCCTCACCGCGACGGTCGCGGCGGACGTCCCGGTGACGGGCTCCGTCGAGTTCGTCTCGGGCGACACCGTGCTCGGTACGGCGGCGCTGCGCGGCGGCACCGCCACGCTGCGGCTCCCGGCGTCGACGCCGGCCGGCAGCTACACGGTGGTCGCCCGGTTCGCCGGCGACGGTTCGGTCTCCGGCTCGGAGTCGGCGCCCGTCACGGTGGTGGTGAACAAGGTGACCACCACGACCGGTCTGGCCGTGACCCCCGGCTTCCTGTTCATCCCGCCGCTGGCCCTCGTGACCGTCTCGGCCGACAACGGGCGGGTGCCGTCCGGCACGATCGAGATCCGTGAGGGCACGAGGGTGGTCAAGCGCCTCAACGTGGTGCTGGGCATCGCGATCGGCACGCTGCCCACGGGTCGGCACACGTACACGGCGACGTTCGTCCCGAGCGACACCGCGAACGTGAGCCCGAGCACGAGCAAGCCGGTCAGCACCCGCTGA